In the Enterococcus saigonensis genome, one interval contains:
- a CDS encoding DNA methyltransferase has protein sequence MEIDARGSEKSLSFCYLKIDNIFCVSRLTREGSGNFLMLAYRELRRLEHEVVSEVLIQEWKQDNRGTMGAEYQDTLLTIEDRIIVEVSQFYGVELQPYAASIAKLGLWLIDHLMNMEASNKFGQYFVRLPLHAGANIYVDNALKVDWKDIVPVTKLSYILGNPPFIGHNAKSVDNQKELKSVAPKWKGISNLDYVSGWFIKASKMMEYNPLIETAFVSTNSIAQGTQAINLFSELFNKGFNINFAHQTFEWDNNGAKVHVIITGFSKIKKKQRKLYKYSSLKAEAQLVEVSNINEYLLPMKSVKLTAMYKQISGKPDMIYGSNMSTGTALMFKEKEYQEFIRKIPWTKEYMRPLIGAKELTNNFKRYVLYLKDAKPSLINSTNEVLERLNKVKSDRKNSKDILANQMVDTPTLLYSDRVLDGDFLVIPIVTSGNREYVPIIFEKYPTIATNKTFQLPNADKYIFGILESRMHMCWMKVTVGRLKSDYSYSNTLVYNTFVFPETNKTQEETVANLVDNVLTIREKYFKIGEKIKDLYSKLMPPDLRKAHNKLDREVEKLYRKQPFNSDEDRFEYLLKLYRREIEKF, from the coding sequence ATGGAAATAGACGCAAGAGGGAGTGAGAAATCACTCTCTTTTTGCTATCTAAAAATAGACAATATATTTTGTGTCAGTCGCTTGACACGAGAGGGATCTGGAAATTTTCTAATGTTAGCTTATAGAGAATTGAGGAGGCTAGAGCATGAAGTTGTTAGTGAAGTACTTATTCAGGAATGGAAACAGGATAACAGAGGAACAATGGGTGCAGAATATCAAGATACTTTATTAACTATTGAAGACAGAATAATAGTAGAAGTCAGTCAATTTTATGGAGTTGAGTTACAACCTTACGCTGCTTCAATAGCTAAATTAGGTTTATGGTTAATCGATCATTTAATGAACATGGAAGCTTCAAATAAATTTGGGCAATATTTTGTAAGGCTACCCTTACATGCTGGAGCTAATATATATGTAGACAATGCTTTAAAAGTAGATTGGAAAGATATAGTACCAGTAACAAAATTAAGCTATATTTTAGGAAATCCACCCTTTATTGGGCATAATGCGAAATCAGTTGATAATCAAAAAGAATTAAAGTCTGTCGCTCCTAAATGGAAAGGTATATCAAATTTAGATTACGTTTCTGGATGGTTTATAAAAGCAAGTAAAATGATGGAATATAATCCTTTAATCGAAACAGCTTTTGTATCGACTAATTCTATTGCTCAAGGAACACAAGCCATAAATTTATTTTCTGAATTATTTAATAAGGGATTTAATATTAATTTTGCTCATCAAACCTTTGAATGGGATAATAACGGTGCAAAAGTTCACGTTATTATTACAGGCTTTAGTAAAATCAAAAAGAAGCAGAGAAAATTATATAAGTACAGTTCGTTAAAAGCAGAGGCACAACTTGTGGAAGTGTCAAATATTAATGAGTATCTTTTACCGATGAAATCAGTTAAATTAACTGCTATGTACAAACAGATTTCGGGGAAACCCGATATGATCTATGGTTCCAATATGTCGACAGGAACAGCATTAATGTTCAAAGAAAAAGAGTACCAAGAGTTTATAAGAAAAATACCATGGACGAAAGAATACATGAGACCATTAATAGGTGCTAAAGAATTAACAAATAATTTTAAGCGATATGTACTTTATCTTAAAGATGCTAAACCATCTTTGATAAACTCAACAAACGAAGTTTTAGAGAGACTAAACAAAGTCAAAAGTGATAGAAAAAATAGTAAAGATATACTTGCAAATCAAATGGTAGATACACCAACTCTTTTATATAGTGATAGAGTTTTAGATGGTGATTTCTTAGTTATCCCAATCGTGACATCAGGTAATCGAGAATATGTTCCAATAATATTTGAGAAGTATCCTACAATTGCAACAAATAAAACTTTCCAGTTGCCTAATGCGGATAAATACATTTTTGGAATTCTTGAATCGCGAATGCACATGTGTTGGATGAAAGTTACAGTAGGAAGACTAAAAAGTGATTATAGTTATTCAAATACTTTGGTATATAACACTTTTGTTTTTCCAGAAACAAATAAAACGCAAGAAGAAACGGTAGCAAATTTAGTTGATAATGTTCTTACTATTAGAGAAAAATATTTTAAAATAGGAGAAAAAATAAAAGATTTATATTCAAAACTTATGCCCCCAGATTTGAGGAAGGCTCATAATAAATTAGATAGAGAGGTTGAAAAATTATATAGAAAACAGCCGTTCAATTCTGACGAAGACCGTTTTGAATACTTATTAAAACTATATAGACGTGAAATAGAGAAATTTTAG
- a CDS encoding KAP family P-loop NTPase fold protein, which translates to MWKDSETEIDYLNFGHLTNLLTNLIDNDKLLPATIGVYGDWGSGKSSLIKMAIRNLNDQNDQEKIVTLNFNGWMFEGYEDAKTVLLESILDTIEKNATLTSKGKQVLKGLFRSVDKLKLMSKGIKYSVDLINTGGIGIIVDQVASKFKEITGEDIPESQIEKTVNSIREELNLTELREDLKLFQENFAELLEDSKIDKLVIFIDELDRCSPDTIIETLEAMRLFVFTGNTIFIIGADERHISYSVERKFSEIKGNQIDIGKEYLEKLVQYPIKIPQLDSNEVEFYVFCLLLEDTFDIGKSMSIFDTINKKRRNNILDFTLSNAISEFSEEDYYNVLSGIYSTAQQLAGLLAVGLNGNPRQCKRFLNSMRMREIMAKSYGIELNRNVLTKIMLVEYFKPAAYEQITILAGKSSNGIVNEFSFLENGVGKEDENALMTFFQDDWSEKWLKINPSLNDKDLRGYLFFTRDSLRNPVKLSSLNLSKDAQKTLQMLTSGGSATLEAAVKSKDQLSLFDRVEISKILSSDIKINNGKYNFSQFKSFFIWVTSNIDILDETIFFLNSLDGEKINIGAGPVIFQYLLESHPDNRVIKIIQSWRNKNGELDKAIEKSEVK; encoded by the coding sequence ATGTGGAAAGATAGTGAAACTGAAATTGACTATTTAAATTTTGGACACCTAACAAATTTATTAACGAATCTGATCGATAATGATAAGTTACTTCCAGCAACAATTGGGGTATATGGTGACTGGGGTTCTGGGAAATCAAGTCTAATAAAAATGGCGATTAGAAATCTTAATGATCAAAATGATCAAGAAAAGATTGTAACCCTTAATTTTAATGGATGGATGTTTGAAGGGTATGAAGATGCTAAAACTGTATTACTAGAAAGTATTTTGGATACCATTGAGAAAAACGCAACATTAACTAGTAAAGGAAAGCAAGTTTTAAAGGGATTATTTCGAAGTGTTGATAAGCTCAAACTAATGAGCAAAGGAATTAAATATTCTGTAGATTTAATAAATACTGGTGGAATAGGTATAATCGTTGATCAAGTTGCTTCCAAGTTTAAAGAAATTACGGGCGAAGACATACCGGAATCTCAGATTGAAAAAACAGTGAATAGCATTCGTGAAGAGTTGAATCTTACTGAGTTAAGGGAAGATTTAAAGTTATTTCAAGAGAATTTTGCAGAATTATTAGAGGATAGCAAAATTGATAAATTGGTAATTTTTATTGATGAGTTGGATCGGTGCAGTCCAGATACAATCATTGAAACTTTAGAAGCTATGAGACTTTTTGTTTTTACTGGAAATACTATTTTTATAATTGGAGCGGATGAGCGTCATATTTCTTATTCTGTAGAAAGAAAATTCTCCGAGATAAAAGGTAACCAGATAGATATTGGTAAAGAGTATCTAGAAAAACTTGTCCAATATCCAATTAAGATACCTCAACTAGATTCTAATGAAGTCGAATTTTACGTTTTTTGCCTTTTATTGGAAGATACATTTGATATTGGAAAGAGCATGTCTATTTTCGATACCATTAATAAAAAACGAAGAAACAATATACTTGATTTTACATTAAGTAATGCAATCAGTGAATTTTCAGAAGAAGATTACTATAACGTATTATCAGGGATTTATAGTACTGCTCAACAGCTTGCTGGGTTGTTAGCCGTTGGGTTAAATGGTAATCCTCGACAATGTAAGAGATTTTTAAACTCTATGAGAATGCGTGAAATTATGGCCAAGTCTTATGGTATCGAATTAAATAGGAATGTATTGACAAAAATTATGCTGGTTGAGTATTTCAAGCCTGCCGCATATGAGCAAATCACAATTTTAGCAGGGAAATCATCAAATGGTATTGTTAATGAGTTTTCGTTTTTGGAGAATGGTGTGGGCAAGGAAGATGAAAATGCATTGATGACCTTTTTCCAAGATGACTGGAGTGAAAAGTGGTTAAAAATAAATCCATCTTTAAATGATAAAGATTTGAGAGGGTATCTATTTTTCACTAGAGATTCTCTTCGAAATCCTGTTAAACTTTCGTCTTTGAACTTAAGTAAAGACGCTCAAAAAACGTTACAAATGCTTACTTCAGGAGGCTCAGCAACTCTCGAAGCAGCTGTTAAAAGCAAAGATCAGTTATCTCTTTTTGATAGGGTTGAAATTTCAAAAATACTTTCTAGTGATATCAAAATAAATAATGGAAAATACAACTTTTCTCAATTTAAATCATTCTTTATTTGGGTAACAAGCAATATTGATATTTTGGATGAAACAATTTTCTTCTTAAATAGCTTAGATGGAGAAAAGATAAATATCGGTGCTGGACCAGTGATTTTCCAGTACTTGTTGGAAAGTCATCCCGATAACCGAGTTATAAAAATAATTCAATCATGGAGAAATAAAAATGGAGAGCTTGATAAAGCAATAGAAAAATCAGAGGTGAAATAG
- a CDS encoding RrF2 family transcriptional regulator, whose translation MKFTKATNMGLHVVTYLVQNSTNKEYLSINELSDKFDVSPSYLSKILTQLSKAGLIASVSGVKGGYRLNKSIETITFFDVIQAIEGMPESLICLVESPTDCPIQQTLQEVQTAMWEELKNKKLSDLKGL comes from the coding sequence ATGAAATTTACTAAGGCAACGAATATGGGATTACACGTAGTAACCTATTTAGTTCAGAATAGCACCAATAAAGAATATCTGAGTATTAATGAACTCTCGGATAAATTTGATGTTTCACCTTCTTATTTATCAAAAATTTTAACCCAATTATCCAAAGCCGGTTTAATCGCTTCTGTTTCTGGTGTAAAAGGTGGTTATCGTTTGAATAAGTCAATTGAAACGATTACCTTTTTTGATGTTATTCAAGCAATTGAAGGTATGCCAGAGTCTTTGATTTGTTTAGTAGAATCACCTACTGATTGCCCTATCCAGCAAACACTGCAAGAAGTACAAACCGCTATGTGGGAAGAACTAAAAAACAAAAAGTTATCTGACTTGAAGGGCTTATAA
- the qatD gene encoding Qat anti-phage system TatD family nuclease QatD has translation MKYLDTHCHVDLAKNRKNFIKNINEQQIYTIAVSNLPSLFEKNKVIIPESKYLKHALGYHPELVGQFPNQLNKFEIQLTKARYIGEIGIDGSNRYKASLSRQIEIFENILWLCDEMPNKVLTIHSRKSENLITDMIMKYPNSKKILHWFSGDIKQLEKLLDLGCYFSINKSMLSSSSTLSVVQKVPLERILLESDFPFAFSNESTYLSEYLLDVTKTIASKLHVNLDDFVKQLMVNQRKLLEV, from the coding sequence ATGAAATATCTTGATACTCATTGTCATGTTGATTTAGCTAAAAATAGAAAAAATTTCATTAAAAATATTAATGAACAGCAGATTTATACAATCGCCGTTTCTAATTTACCTTCTCTATTCGAAAAAAATAAGGTAATAATTCCTGAATCAAAATACTTGAAACATGCTCTAGGATATCATCCCGAGTTAGTTGGGCAGTTTCCGAATCAACTAAACAAATTTGAAATCCAATTGACAAAAGCAAGATATATAGGTGAGATAGGGATTGATGGAAGTAACCGATACAAGGCAAGTTTATCAAGACAAATAGAGATTTTTGAGAATATTTTATGGCTTTGTGATGAAATGCCTAATAAAGTTTTAACTATCCATTCAAGAAAATCAGAAAATTTGATTACAGACATGATAATGAAATATCCAAATAGCAAAAAAATATTGCATTGGTTTAGTGGAGATATTAAGCAACTAGAAAAATTATTAGATTTAGGATGCTATTTTTCAATTAACAAGAGCATGCTCTCATCTTCAAGTACTCTATCAGTTGTTCAGAAAGTTCCTTTGGAAAGGATATTATTAGAATCTGATTTTCCATTTGCCTTTAGTAATGAATCAACATATTTATCAGAGTATTTATTGGACGTTACAAAAACGATTGCATCAAAACTACATGTAAATTTAGATGATTTTGTCAAACAATTAATGGTAAATCAAAGAAAATTACTGGAAGTATGA
- the qatC gene encoding Qat anti-phage system QueC-like protein QatC produces MNENIGSVSSNNFEFMIDMKASDSYRDTFFEGILRLSNVSINEIRLDLLYISDFVYAADRRIPRNSALDSWTRKIQMNIPVLLPDCWNSVKATLQEILDFLTGDKWEFEFSQRDLNIQETKLLEKNIKADNKHVCMFSGGLDSFIGAIDILNSSRNPNPIFVSHYGGGSKGTKSYQELLIHNLCERFESLSTDNFVSFYSAALKSLTGEDEPTTRSRSFMFFSHAIALVPEGGCLTIPENGFVSLNVPLYYSRNGSSSTRTTHPHYIKLFGELLSSIGINITINNPYQFSTKGEMITHCSDLVFLEKNIQNTMSCSHPEQGRWSGFSEPIHCGYCVPCTIRRASILASGIQDSTPYRYKNYENKIGKETFNALRISENKYNNSNLLARVQYSGPVGSNIKDYARVYSVGMKEIQQLIYEVEKNEIS; encoded by the coding sequence ATGAATGAGAATATTGGTTCGGTTTCTTCAAATAATTTTGAATTTATGATAGATATGAAAGCATCCGATTCTTATCGTGATACTTTTTTTGAAGGTATTTTACGCTTATCAAATGTGTCAATTAATGAAATACGTTTGGACTTGTTATATATTTCAGACTTTGTCTATGCCGCAGATAGACGTATTCCTAGAAATAGCGCCTTAGATTCATGGACGCGTAAAATTCAAATGAATATCCCAGTTCTACTTCCAGATTGTTGGAATAGTGTAAAAGCAACACTACAAGAAATTTTAGACTTCTTGACTGGCGACAAGTGGGAATTTGAATTCTCTCAAAGAGATTTAAATATTCAGGAGACTAAGTTACTTGAAAAAAATATAAAAGCTGACAATAAGCATGTATGTATGTTTTCCGGAGGTTTGGATTCATTTATAGGTGCTATTGATATTTTAAATTCTTCTAGAAACCCTAATCCTATTTTTGTGAGTCATTATGGAGGCGGTAGTAAAGGAACAAAAAGTTATCAAGAACTCTTAATTCATAATTTATGTGAACGTTTTGAATCTCTGAGTACAGACAATTTTGTTTCATTTTATTCAGCGGCACTTAAATCATTAACCGGAGAAGATGAACCAACCACGAGAAGTAGATCATTTATGTTTTTCTCGCACGCTATTGCATTAGTTCCAGAAGGAGGTTGTCTGACAATACCAGAAAATGGTTTTGTATCCCTGAATGTCCCCTTATATTATTCTAGAAATGGAAGTAGCAGTACAAGAACAACTCACCCGCATTATATAAAATTATTTGGAGAACTTCTTTCTTCGATTGGGATAAATATAACGATTAATAATCCTTACCAATTCAGTACGAAGGGGGAAATGATTACTCATTGTAGTGATTTAGTTTTTTTAGAAAAAAATATTCAAAATACTATGTCGTGTTCGCATCCAGAACAAGGAAGATGGAGTGGTTTTTCTGAGCCTATTCATTGTGGATATTGTGTGCCCTGCACTATAAGAAGAGCATCAATATTGGCGTCAGGGATACAGGATAGCACGCCGTACCGATACAAAAATTATGAAAATAAGATTGGTAAAGAGACTTTCAATGCTTTGCGAATCTCAGAAAATAAATATAATAATTCCAATTTATTGGCTAGAGTACAATATTCGGGACCGGTTGGATCTAACATCAAAGATTATGCTAGAGTTTATTCTGTTGGAATGAAAGAAATTCAACAATTGATATATGAGGTTGAAAAAAATGAAATATCTTGA
- a CDS encoding recombinase family protein — protein sequence MSKIALYIRLSVEDQMKKDESESIINQRYFLNDFLDRNDEFKSFQREEYIDDGYTGTNEKRPSFQRMLEGVKNGKINAIIVKDLSRFMRDYISLGDYLENIFPFLGIRFIAINDGYDSDKEKGNGTDLDIQFKGLLYDFYTKDISQKVKTVTTELKKQGKFLAWSPAFGYMKDPDDKHNIIIDDKTAWIVRKVYDLALTGLASRKIAAVMNEENIPTPNERKKELTNMDYEYNIVSSDTRDAPTWTNGTVVDILSNENYTGTYVFNMQEKSVLTPGSFKFNPKEEWGRVYDHHEAIVSREEFERVQAIKENNSFLKGKNTDYTWRKHSPLQGFARCPTCNHILGLTQSKFKRPDGSMRIHKYFHCRICKCNNVEHKNSRVDKLEEQVLSLIKEKYGEVEVKLKEKISIKDIEKKIEKLQAKKMSDFEKYKLGKMTKVKFVESKNQIDNEISKLEEKIKLSSNETEVVTDNELTRELMEKYVESVICEGSIVQKIIWK from the coding sequence TTGAGTAAAATTGCACTTTACATTAGATTATCTGTAGAAGATCAGATGAAGAAAGATGAGAGCGAAAGTATCATCAATCAAAGGTATTTCCTGAATGATTTTCTTGATAGAAATGATGAATTTAAAAGTTTTCAAAGAGAAGAATACATTGATGACGGATATACAGGTACAAATGAGAAAAGACCATCTTTTCAAAGAATGCTAGAAGGAGTTAAGAATGGTAAAATCAATGCCATAATTGTAAAAGACTTATCGAGATTTATGAGGGATTATATTTCGCTCGGTGATTATCTGGAGAATATATTTCCTTTTCTTGGTATTAGATTTATTGCGATTAATGATGGCTATGATAGTGATAAGGAAAAAGGGAATGGAACAGACCTTGATATTCAGTTTAAAGGTTTGCTATATGACTTTTATACAAAAGATATTTCGCAGAAAGTAAAGACAGTTACTACAGAACTTAAGAAGCAAGGAAAGTTTCTTGCATGGAGTCCAGCATTTGGTTATATGAAAGATCCAGATGATAAGCACAACATCATTATTGATGATAAGACAGCTTGGATTGTGAGGAAGGTATATGACTTAGCACTTACAGGACTTGCATCAAGAAAGATTGCAGCAGTTATGAATGAAGAGAATATACCAACACCAAACGAACGTAAAAAAGAACTTACAAATATGGATTATGAATATAACATAGTATCATCAGATACAAGAGATGCACCAACATGGACAAATGGTACAGTGGTAGATATTTTATCCAATGAAAATTACACAGGCACTTATGTCTTCAATATGCAAGAAAAGTCGGTATTGACTCCTGGTAGTTTTAAATTTAATCCTAAAGAAGAATGGGGTAGAGTTTATGACCACCATGAAGCTATCGTTTCAAGAGAAGAGTTTGAAAGGGTTCAAGCTATCAAAGAAAATAATAGTTTCTTAAAAGGGAAAAATACTGACTATACATGGAGAAAGCATTCCCCATTACAAGGCTTCGCAAGATGTCCTACTTGTAACCATATTCTGGGACTTACTCAATCAAAGTTTAAACGACCGGATGGAAGCATGAGAATACACAAGTATTTTCATTGTAGGATCTGCAAGTGTAATAATGTTGAACATAAAAACTCAAGAGTTGATAAATTAGAGGAACAGGTGCTTTCGCTTATTAAAGAGAAATATGGTGAAGTAGAAGTAAAGCTCAAAGAAAAAATAAGCATTAAAGATATAGAGAAAAAGATAGAAAAGCTTCAGGCAAAAAAGATGTCTGATTTTGAAAAATATAAACTTGGGAAAATGACGAAAGTTAAGTTTGTAGAAAGTAAAAATCAGATAGATAATGAAATTAGTAAGCTAGAAGAAAAGATAAAACTATCTTCTAACGAAACAGAAGTAGTAACAGATAATGAACTTACACGAGAACTTATGGAAAAGTATGTTGAGTCGGTTATCTGTGAAGGCAGTATAGTTCAAAAAATCATATGGAAATAG